A region from the Etheostoma spectabile isolate EspeVRDwgs_2016 chromosome 9, UIUC_Espe_1.0, whole genome shotgun sequence genome encodes:
- the zap70 gene encoding tyrosine-protein kinase ZAP-70 isoform X2, translated as MDTHRHLEKDVPKNREVLPMDSSVFNPYHNPNEVRKFNIQRSQLLIDDEVELGSGNFGCVKKGTLKTDSGQYDVAIKVLKSDNEKLVQEEMMREAEIMHQLSNPFIVRMLGLCKAESLMLVMEMASAGPLNKFLSNNKDTVTVEDIVNLMHQVSMGMKYLEEKNFVHRDLAARNVLLVDQQYAKISDFGLSKALGADDNYYKARTAGKWPLKWYAPECINFHKFSSKSDVWSFGITMWEAFSYGGKPYKKMKGPEVIRFIDSGNRMECPPACPERMYAVMKECWTYKHEDRPDFKKVSESMQSYHYSISNKAKLEGAAAAAEPI; from the exons ATGGATACACACCGCCACCTCGAG AAAGACGTGCCTAAAAACCGTGAGGTTCTGCCGATGGACTCCAGTGTATTCAACCCGTACCACAACCCGAATGAAGTGAGGAAGTTCAACATCCAGAGGTCTCAGCTGCTGATAGATGATGAAGTGGAGCTCGGCTCTGGGAACTTTGGCTGCGTCAAAAAAGGAACTCTCAAGACTGATTC GGGCCAGTACGATGTGGCCATTAAAGTGCTGAAGAGTGACAACGAGAAGCTGGTGCAGGAGGAGATGATGAGGGAGGCAGAGATCATGCACCAGCTGAGCAACCCCTTCATCGTCCGCATGCTGGGACTGTGTAAGGCTGAGAGTCTGATGCTGGTCATGGAGATGGCCTCGGCCGGACCTCTCAACAAGTTCCTCTCCAACAATAA GGATACTGTTACCGTGGAGGACATTGTCAATCTGATGCACCAGGTGTCAATGGGAATGAAGTATCTGGAGGAAAAGAACTTTGTGCACAGAGACTTAGCAGCTCGTAACGTCCTGCTGGTCGACCAACAGTACGCCAAAATCAGTGACTTTGGGCTCTCCAAGGCCCTCGGAGCAGATGACAACTATTACAAG GCTCGAACTGCAGGTAAATGGCCTCTAAAGTGGTATGCTCCAGAATGTATAAACTTCCACAAATTCTCCAGTAAAAGTGATGTGTGGAGTTTTGGTATTACCATGTGGGAGGCCTTTTCCTACGGAGGGAAACCTTACAAG AAAATGAAAGGACCAGAGGTGATACGCTTCATTGACAGTGGGAACCGCATGGAGTGTCCGCCAGCATGTCCAGAGCGAATGTATGCAGTGATGAAGGAATGCTGGACATACAA GCATGAGGACCGACCTGACTTCAAGAAGGTTTCTGAGTCCATGCAGTCTTACCATTACTCCATATCGAACAAGGCCAAGCTTGAGGGAGCCGCCGCCGCCGCTGAGCCTATCTAG
- the mob3a gene encoding MOB kinase activator 3A, translated as MSMALKQVFNKDRTFRPKRKFEPGTQRFDLHKKAQASLNAGLDLKQAVQLPHGEGLNDWVAVHVVDFFNRINLIYGTISDSCTDQTCPVMSGGPKYEYRWQDEHKYKKPTALSAPKYMSLLMDWIEVQINNENIFPTNVGTPFPKTFMQVAKKILSRLFRVFVHVYIHHFDRVSQMGAEAHVNTCYKHFYYFVTEFNLTDHKELEPLKEMTSRMCH; from the exons ATGTCCATGGCCCTGAAACAAGTCTTCAACAAAGACAGGACATTCCGGCCCAAGCGCAAGTTTGAGCCCGGGACGCAGCGCTTCGACCTGCACAAGAAGGCCCAGGCATCTCTGAATGCAGGGCTAGACCTGAAGCAGGCCGTGCAGCTGCCCCATGGCGAGGGCCTTAACGACTGGGTGGCCGTCCACGTGGTCGACTTCTTCAACCGCATCAACCTCATCTATGGCACCATTAGCGACTCCTGCACCGATCAAACTTGCCCCGTCATGTCTGGTGGGCCCAAATACGAATACCGCTGGCAGGACGAGCACAAATACAAGAAGCCGACGGCACTGTCGGCCCCCAAATACATGAGCCTGCTCATGGATTGGATTGAGGTACAAATCAACAATGAGAACATCTTCCCCACCAACGTTG GTACTCCCTTCCCTAAGACCTTCATGCAGGTGGCTAAGAAGATTTTGTCTCGTCTGTTCCGGGTGTTTGTCCACGTCTACATCCACCACTTTGACCGCGTGAGCCAGATGGGGGCCGAGGCTCACGTCAATACCTGCTACAAGCATTTCTATTACTTTGTAACAGAGTTCAACCTCACGGACCATAAAGAGCTGGAACCTCTG AAAGAAATGACCTCTCGAATGTGTCACTGA
- the mknk2b gene encoding MAP kinase-interacting serine/threonine-protein kinase 2b, translating into MVQNKITEVTGFHRSFNGQNPFESDNFITNGSHLIDSTFNFDSSPRHDIPSSQPIDIPDAKKRNKKKKRCRATDSFSGRFEDVYRLQEEVLGEGAYARVQTCINLITNKEYAVKIIEKRPGHSRSRVFREVEMLYQCQGHSNILELVEFFEEEDKFYLVFEKLRGGSILAQIHKRLHFSEQEASVVVQDIASALDFLHNKGMAHRDLKPENILCKSADKISPVKICDFDLGSGIKLNSDSSPISTPELLTPCGSAEYMAPEVVEAFSEEATIYDKRCDLWSLGVILYIMLSGYPPFVGRCGGDCGWELGEPCHTCQNTLFESIQEGKYEFPEKDWAHISLSAKDLISKLLVRDAKSRLSASQVLQHPWVQGGASDTLPTSILHQRTSNARDLTFFADKAMAVNRQLAEQDGMEDQQQQEVPFVVTATGSSMRLTPPSNSKLARRRQQNSQLKGGPVSAAELCQLLAPLVIVGDCA; encoded by the exons aTGGTGCAAAATAAGATCACCGAGGTCACTGGATTCCACCGCTCTTTCAAC ggGCAAAATCCCTTTGAATCTGACAACTTCATTACAAATGGATCCCATCTCATTGATTCAACATTTAATTTTGATTCCTCCCCAAGACATG acatACCTTCCAGCCAGCCTATCGACATCCCAGATGCCAAGAAgagaaacaagaagaaaaagcgTTGCCGGGCAACTGACAGTTTCTCTGGACGATTCGAGG ATGTCTACAGACTGCAGGAAGAGGTACTAGGAGAGGGCGCTTATGCCAGAGTGCAAACATGCATCAACCTCATCACCAATAAAGAGTATGCTGTCAAG ATCATTGAGAAAAGACCGGGTCACAGTCGCAGCCGTGTCTTCCGTGAGGTTGAGATGCTCTATCAATGCCAGGGCCACAG TAACATACTGGAGCTGGTGGAGTTCTTTGAAGAGGAAGACAAATTCTACCTGGTGTTTGAAAAGCTTAGAGGAG GGTCTATTTTGGCACAAATTCACAAGAGACTGCACTTCAGTGAGCAGGAAGCCAGTGTTGTAGTGCAGGACATCGCCAGCGCTCTAGATTTCCTGCATAACAAGG gAATGGCACATAGAGACCTGAAGCCTGAAAACATTCTCTGTAAGAGTGCAGACAAG ATTTCCCCAGTCAAGATCTGTGACTTTGACTTGGGCAGTGGGATCAAGCTAAACAGCGACAGCTCTCCTATTTCCACTCCTGAGCTCCTCACTCCT TGTGGCTCAGCAGAGTACATGGCACCTGAGGTGGTTGAGGCCTTCAGTGAGGAAGCCACAATTTATGACAAGCGCTGTGACCTGTGGAGCCTTGGCGTCATCCTCTACATCATGCTGAGCGGCTACCCACCTTTTGTAGGACGATGTGGAGGTGACTGTGGCTGGGAATTGGGGGAACCCTGCCACACCTGCCAG AACACTTTGTTTGAGAGTATCCAGGAAGGAAAATATGAGTTTCCAGAGAAAGACTGGGCTCACATCTCCTTAAGTGCCAAAGACCTAATATCCAAACTTCTGGTTCGGGACGCCAAAAGCCGCCTGAGTGCTAGCcaggtgctgcagcaccccTGGGTGCAGGGG gGTGCATCTGACACTTTGCCAACATCCATCCTGCATCAAAG AACCAGCAATGCCAGGGATCTGACATTCTTTGCTGACAAGGCCATGGCTGTCAACCGGCAGCTGGCCGAACAGGATGGCATGGaagaccagcagcagcaggaagtCCCTTTTGTTGTTACCGCTACTGGCTCTTCTATGCGCCTCACTCCTCCTTCCAACTCCAAGTTGGCCAGGCGCAGGCAGCAAAACAGCCAGCTCAAGGGAGGGCCCGTGTCTGCTGCAGAGCTTTGTCAGCTCTTGGCTCCTCTCGTTATTGTAGGAGACTGTGCCTGA